Part of the Streptomyces sp. HSG2 genome, TCGCGGCCGATGCCGAGCGCCTCCAGGTCGGCGCGGCCGGCCTCGGCGGAGTCCTCGGCGCCCTCGACGGAGGAGACCACCGCCCGGCGCCCGCCCGCGATCACCCCGACGACCTGTCCTGGGGAGGTCCCGAAGGTCGGCGGGCACTCGGCGGCGTCCAGTACCCCCAGCCTGCCCGCGGTGCCCGCCCCCGCGTGGACCAGCCGGCCGCCTCGGGCCATGCGGGCCGCGACGGCGTCGACGGCGGCGGCGATCTCCGGCAACCGTTCGGCGACCGCGGCGGCCACGCTCGCGTCCTCGGCGTTCATCGCCCGGGCGATGGCGAGGGTGTCCAGGCGGTCGATGTCGGCCAGTTCGGGTCGGTACGCCTCGGTGGTCAGGGTGTCCAGCCTCTCGGCCGGCCCGGTTCGGCGGGGGGTCGCGTTCACCTGGTCTCCTCGGGGATGCCCGGGGCCCCGGCGCGCTCGTGCCGGGCGACGGTCCCGGTCCGGCGGCCTCGGCGCGGGCGCGCGGGCCGCCGCGTCACCCGGGACGTCCGTTCCGGGACGGGCCCATCATCGTCCGCCGCCGCCCTCGGCGCCGGCGGAGCGGCCGGCCGCGGCACCCTCGGCGCGGTGCGGAGGACAGGGTGCGGAGTGCGCACAATGGGGGGCATGGAACACCCCCTCAGCCCGCCGGAACGGGCGCTGCACGCCGCCCGGGCCCTCGTCCTGGCCGACCTCGCCGCCGGCGCGGTGGCAGAGCCGGACGTCGTGTCGCTGGTCGAGGAGTCCGTCACGCACCGCCGCTGGTGGGTGGAGCAGTGGCCCGAGGGCGCCGCGTTCCTGCCCGGCCTGGTGGCCCAGGACGTGCAGGACGCGCTCCTGGAGCGATACGGCCGCTGGCCGGTCTGCCCGGTGTGCGAGCCGGGGGACCCGCACGCGCTGGACGTCGATCCCGAGCTCGGCGAGGACCCGCACTGGGTGTGCGCGGAGGCGGGCGTGCGGGTCGCCCCGCTGGGCGCGCTGGGCGGCTCCGCCGGGAGGGACGCCCGATGACCCTCTACATCGACCCGCCGACCTGGCCCGGCCACGGGCGCCTCTGGTCCCACCTGATCAGCGACGTCTCGTTCGCGGAGCTGCACGTGTTCGCGAGCCGGCTCGGGGTGCCGGGGCGCGCCTTCGACGGCGACCACTACGACCTCCCGGAGCACCGCTACGCGGACGCCGTCGGCGCCGGCGCGGTCGAGATCGGCAGCCGGGAGGTGGTGCGGTTGTTGCACGGCGCGGGCCTGCGCCGGCGGCGGGGAGGGCGCGCGTCGATCGGCTCCCGGCGCTAGCGCGGACGGGACGCGGGCGGTGGTCCGGGCATCAGGGACCGCTCCCGGTGCCGGTGTCCGGGTCCGGGGGGTGCGGGGCCGCCTCGCGCAGCTCGGCCGCGAGGTTGCGGCGGGCGGCCGGTTCCCAGGCGCGCCGGCCGTGCGGTGTCCGGAAGAGCCGGGGGAGGGCCAGGAGTCGGCGCAGCAGCTCGGCGCGGCCGGCGCGGAAGACGTCGTCCGGGACGAAGGCGTACTCGGCCCGGACGGCCGCGGCGTAGGCGGCGTATTCCGGCGGTGATCCGGCGAGGACCGCGAGGTCGGCGTCGCAGAGGACCTGCCCGTCGCGATCGTCGGGCTCCGGGTCGTGGGTGGCGGTGAGCCGCACCAGCCGCGCGACCCCGGCGGTCTTGTCCTCCGGTACCCCGGCCTCGCGCAGCGCCCGCTCGGCCAGGCGCGCCGAGCGTTCCTCGTTCTCGGACCGGTCGGGCCGGTACACGGCGTCGTGGAACCAGGCGGCCAGCCGCACGACGTCGGGGTCGGCGGCGTGTTCCCGGAGCAGGTCGATCCGGTCGAGGACGGCGGTCAGGTGGTCGAGGGTGTGGTATCGGCGCTGGGGCTCGCGCCAGCGGGCCATCAGGTCCTCGGCGTACGGGGCGGGGTCGGGGCCGGCGCCGCCGCGTGCCCGGTTCAGGGCCGCCGCGAAACGCTCGGGCGTGGGGTCCGGGTCCGTCATACGCCCATGGTGGCCGGTCGGTCCCCGGAACGGTCGGTCGGGTCCAGCCGGGCGGGCAGAGGGCGGGCGTGGGTCACGATCAGGCCCGAGACGGCGCGGGTCAGGCAGACGTACAGCCGCCGCAGCCCGGTGCGCTCGTCGGGTTCCCCCTCCACGACGGCCGCGGGTTCCGCCAGGACGACGTGGTCGTACTCCAGTCCCTTCGCCAGTGACGCGGGGACGAGGGCGAGCCGCGCGCCCGGGGTGGTCGGTTCGCCCGGGCGCAGGTGCCCGACGCCCGCCGCCGCGAGCGCCTCGGCCAGTTCCGGGACGGCCGCGTCGGCGGCGATGAGACCGACCGAGCCCTCCCGGGCGAGCATCTCGCGGCAGGCTGCCACGGTGTGGGTCAGGCCGGAGGCGGGGTCGGTGGCGCGCACCTCGAAGAAGCCCGGGTTCACCCGCGCGGACGCCACCGGGGTCAGGTCGGGCGCGATGTGCGGGATCAGTCGGGAGGCATAGGCGATCACGTCCCCGGGGACGCGGAAGCCGGCCGTCAGCTCCTCCACGACGCCGTCGGCCTTGCCGAGGTGGACCAGGGCCTGTGACCAGCTCGGGGTGGCCCAGGGCGTGGTGCCCTGCGCGAGGTCGCCGAGGACGGTGGCGCTGCCCGTGGAGCAGCGGCGGCCCACCGCCCGGTACTGCATGGGGGAGAGGTCCTGGGCCTCGTCCAGGACCACGTGCCCCAGGGACGGGGTGCGCTCGACCAGGTCCATGGCCTCGTCGATCAGCACGGCGTCCGCGGGAGACCACGGGGCGGCCCTCGTCGACCGGGGACGCCGCGGCCACACGATCGCCCGCTGCTCGTGCGCGTCGAGGACGCCCCGGGCGTGGGTGGCGAGGAAGTCGGCGTCCGAGAGCAGGCGCAGCACCAGTCGGGCCGGGTCGACCGCGGGCCAGACGGCGCGGACGGCCGCCTTGACCGCGCGGTCGCGGGCCACCGCGTCCTGTACCCGGTCGTCGGGGGCCTCG contains:
- a CDS encoding DUF4031 domain-containing protein; protein product: MTLYIDPPTWPGHGRLWSHLISDVSFAELHVFASRLGVPGRAFDGDHYDLPEHRYADAVGAGAVEIGSREVVRLLHGAGLRRRRGGRASIGSRR